ACCGACTACAACGGCGGGCTGTGCCTTCCGCTGGCCCTCCCGCAGCGGACGACGGTCCGGCTCGAGACCCGCTCGGACCCTCGCCTCCGGCTGCGCAGCCGTCAGGAGAGCGACGGGTGGGAGGGTGCGGTCGAGGACCGTCCCACCGGCTGGGCGGCGTACGTCGCCGGGGTCGTCGCCGCCCTGCGCGCGGACGGTGACGACGTCCCCGGCTTCGACGCGGAGATCGACTCCGACGTACCGCTCGGCGCCGGCCTGTCGAGCTCGGCGGCGCTCGAGTGCGCGACCGCCGTGGCGGTGGCCGCCCTGATCGGCCTCGACCTCGACGACCCAGGCCGTCGGCGGCTGGCCGCAGCCTGCATCCGGGCCGAGAACGACTACGTCGGGGCGCCGACCGGGGGCATGGACCAGACCGTGGCGATGCTCGCCCGGCCCGGGCACGCGCTGCTCCTCGACTTCGCCGGCGACGACGTCACGCAGGTGCCGGTCCCGCTGCCGCTCGAGGACGCCGGGTTGGTGCTGCTGGTGACCGACACCAGGGTCAGCCACACCCTCACCGACGGCTCGTACGGCGACCGGCGCACCGAGTGCCGGGCCGCCGCCGCAGCGCTCGGGGTGACCGAGCTCAGCCGGGCCGACCTCCGGCGGGTCGAGGCCATGGCCGACCTCGTGCTGCGTCGACGAGCCCGGCACGTCCTCACCGAGAACGACCGGGTCCGCAGCGCCGTCGCCCTGATCGGCGCGGGCGACTGGACGGGTCTGGGCCGGGTGCTCGATGCCTCGCACGTCTCGATGCGCGACGACTTCGAGATCTCGTGCCGAGAGCTGGACCTGGCGGTCACCGCCGCTCGCGGGGCCGGGGCACTCGGGGCCCGGATGACCGGTGGCGGCTTCGGCGGGTCGGCGGTCGCGCTGGTCCCGGCCTCGGCGCTGGACGACGTACGCCGTGCGGTCACCGCCGCCTTCGCCGAGGCGGGACTCGCGGAGCCCGCCCATCTGGTCGCGACCCCGGGCGAGGCCGCTCGGGTCGAGACCGTCAGCTGAGAGCGGCCGGCACCGCGAGGCCGCACTCCCGCAGCTCCAGGCTCGCGAGGGCGGTGACCACGTCCGGGTCCCGGGCCCGCCAGGCACCGGCCGGGTCGTCGCTGATCCTGGCGAGCACGTGCATCGGCTGCCGGGTCAGGGCCCGCAGGGCGAACAGGTCGAGGTCCTCCGCGGCGTCGATGAACCGCGACGCTGCCGTGGCCTCCCGCGCGAACCTCCACCGGCGGGGTACGACGAACACACCGACGCACAGCACCGGGATGGCCGCCAGCGACACCCCCAGCACCCACGACAGCCGGTGCACCGCCGTCACCTGGTCGCGCCCCGCCTGGGCCAGCGCCTGGGACGCCGACGACATCTGGTCGAACGGCGCCGACACGCCGCCGCCGACGACCGGGATGCCGCTGAGGGTGTCGCCGGCGCTGCTGAGCCCACCGGCGAGCTGGGTCGCGGAGGTGTCGGTCTGGCGACCGACACCGGCCAGCTCCATGGTCCCGTGCTGGACGACGTGGCCGATCCACAGCCACCCCACGATCCACACCAGGAAGATCAGATCGCCCGCCAGCTGTCGGGTGCGGCGGGCGGGGGCGTCGGCGTAGAGCTTCATGCCGCCATCCGACCAGCCCTGGACCGGCAGGTCGAGTGTGCGTACTCAGCCTGCTCTGGGTGCGGTGGCGGATCCGCGACCCTGCGGGCCCGCGCGACGATCCCGTCATGACGACTCCTGACAGCACCCAGAAGAACACCAGCGCCTTCTACCTGCAGGCCGCCGCCGCGTTCGGCGTCTCCCTGTTCGCGATGATCGCCGCGATCTACTACCTGCCCGCCGACGCGTGGGTGAAGGCCTTCCTGGCCCTCGGGACGATGTTCCTGACCACGTCGAGCTTCACCCTCGCCAAGTGCGTCCGTGACGCCCAGGAGGACCAGATGGTCGTCCGGCGCCTGGACCAGGCCCGCCTCGACCGCGCCCTGGCCAGCCACGACCCGTTCAAGAACGCAGGCTGACGCTGCCTGCCACAATCCGATCGTGACCCTGCCCGATCCCGCTGTCGTCGTACTCGTCGGCGCAGGGGGGTCGGGCAAGTCCACCTGGGCCGCCCAGCACTACCGCCGCGCCGAGATCGTCTCCTCCGACGAGCTGCGCGGCGTGGTCGGCTCCGGCCCGGCCGACCTCGACGCCTCGACCGACGCCTTCGACCTGCTGGAGCGGATCGTGGCCGCTCGGGTGGGTCGCGGCCTGACCACCGTCGTCGACACCCTCGGCCTCGATCCGGAACGACGTGAGCGCTGGCGCGCCGCGGCGCGGGCGGCCGGCCTCCCTGCCGTCGCCGTGGTCCTCGCCACCCCAGGGCCCGAGTGCCGCCGGCGCAACGCCGACCGTGACCGACCGGTGCCCGCGCCGGTCCTGACCGACCAGCTCCGCCGCGTCACCGCGCTCACCGCGTCCCTCGCGGACGAGGGATGGGACCACGTCGAGCTGGTCACCCCGGACGAGGGCGGTGACGAGGACACCCGGCGGTTGGTCCCCCACCGCAGTCCCGAGGGCCGAAATGTCGCGGTGGGGGACCACACGGCGACCTCCCGCCCGCCCACCGGGGTGCGGGTGGTGCTCCAGCTCTCGCGCTTCCCGTGGGGTGAGGACCCCGGCGGCTGGCTGCGCGGGATGGCCCTGGCCGCCGACGAGGCGGGCTTCTCCGGACTGGCGGTGATGGACCACCTCGTCCAGATCCCGCAGGTCGACAGTGCGTGGCAGCCGATCCCGGAGCCCTGGGTGACCCTCGGCCTGGTCGCCGGGCTCGACACCCGGCTGGCGCTGGGCACCCTGGTCACCCCGGTCTCGTTCCGCCCGGCCGGGATCACCGCCAAGGCCGCGGCCACCCTCGACACCCTGACCGGCGGCCGGGCTTTCCTCGGGATCGGCGCCGGCTGGTGGGAGCGCGAGCATCGGGGCCACGGGATCGGGTTCCCCTCGGCCCGCGAGCGGCTCGACCTGCTGGAGAGCTCCATCGAGACGATCCGGGCGCTGTGGGCGGCCGGCACCAAGGCGTACGACGGCGCCCGGGTCTCGCTGCCGGAGACCACGTCGTACCCACGCCCGGTGCACGACATCCCGCTGATCGTCGGTGGTGGCGGCGAGCG
This genomic window from Nocardioides cynanchi contains:
- the galK gene encoding galactokinase, encoding MPAVVASAPGRVNLIGEHTDYNGGLCLPLALPQRTTVRLETRSDPRLRLRSRQESDGWEGAVEDRPTGWAAYVAGVVAALRADGDDVPGFDAEIDSDVPLGAGLSSSAALECATAVAVAALIGLDLDDPGRRRLAAACIRAENDYVGAPTGGMDQTVAMLARPGHALLLDFAGDDVTQVPVPLPLEDAGLVLLVTDTRVSHTLTDGSYGDRRTECRAAAAALGVTELSRADLRRVEAMADLVLRRRARHVLTENDRVRSAVALIGAGDWTGLGRVLDASHVSMRDDFEISCRELDLAVTAARGAGALGARMTGGGFGGSAVALVPASALDDVRRAVTAAFAEAGLAEPAHLVATPGEAARVETVS
- a CDS encoding YiaA/YiaB family inner membrane protein, which translates into the protein MTTPDSTQKNTSAFYLQAAAAFGVSLFAMIAAIYYLPADAWVKAFLALGTMFLTTSSFTLAKCVRDAQEDQMVVRRLDQARLDRALASHDPFKNAG
- a CDS encoding LLM class flavin-dependent oxidoreductase; protein product: MTLPDPAVVVLVGAGGSGKSTWAAQHYRRAEIVSSDELRGVVGSGPADLDASTDAFDLLERIVAARVGRGLTTVVDTLGLDPERRERWRAAARAAGLPAVAVVLATPGPECRRRNADRDRPVPAPVLTDQLRRVTALTASLADEGWDHVELVTPDEGGDEDTRRLVPHRSPEGRNVAVGDHTATSRPPTGVRVVLQLSRFPWGEDPGGWLRGMALAADEAGFSGLAVMDHLVQIPQVDSAWQPIPEPWVTLGLVAGLDTRLALGTLVTPVSFRPAGITAKAAATLDTLTGGRAFLGIGAGWWEREHRGHGIGFPSARERLDLLESSIETIRALWAAGTKAYDGARVSLPETTSYPRPVHDIPLIVGGGGERRTLDIAARLGDACNLSSDPEVLTHKLRVLDRHLAAAGRTRADVAVTVLDLPVVGRDREDAWARVERLRGRTPAAAFARRTNAGTARQHRDRYAELAELGVSTVFVGVRGLESPDDVLALAELNG